A portion of the Drosophila innubila isolate TH190305 chromosome 3L unlocalized genomic scaffold, UK_Dinn_1.0 0_D_3L, whole genome shotgun sequence genome contains these proteins:
- the LOC117788331 gene encoding coiled-coil domain-containing protein 63, whose amino-acid sequence MSDQLDQLATAELQRLQRQHRSLQLDLRGLLEEKAKRLKKQNHMINVLQLEHEKLKDEIRTLEGGTHARKNTNKERHLGTLQKQQTELQRVLQGERTNLWELEGHIRKMEKEIDALRRNEVPDNCYKDTICKVQKSVVKLENRLDVVNKKCSDVLTENSKMRDAINHMLQDRANFNDMWQSMVTQFNDGKKLIMDLIDQSTLAFDQRQELCTKLSVLKDRNENDKVMHIQEMREMQRRLEHDAKLQKFFDIKGQKRMNPELEQRELDKKQNQKENYERQIFEYKEIIERIKQLYGEDDTERLVAQFKRQEDENFALFNYVNELSHEVEVLNDTTQELTDEIERQKSEQTEKELKLKTEALDYLNDEKARIEQLAKETSEKKKNLSNRLQQLLKGIEDIFKLLACDDAPILNVLSSKTFLTVHNVKLFIGVIERRVNLIISTINIEDNSNRILARKDRVPKFNIRESAKIKH is encoded by the exons ATGTCCGACCAACTTGACCAATTGGCAACTGCAGAGCTGCAGCGTTTGCAGCGTCAGCATCGTTCCCTCCAGCTGGATCTACGTGGACTCCTCGAAGAGAAGGCGAAGCgactcaaaaaacaaaatcacatGATCAACGTCCTGCAGTTGGAGCATGAGAAACTGAAGGACGAAATCAGGACCTTGGAAGGCGGCACTCATGCACGCAAAAACACCAATAAGGAGAGACATCTGGGAACCttgcaaaagcaacaaaccgAATTGCAAAGGGTGTTACAGGGCGAACGAACTAATCTGTGGGAGCTAGAAGGTCACATTAGGAAAATGGAAAAGGAAATCGACGCTTTACGTCGCAACGAGGTGCCCGACAATTGCTACAAAGACACCATTTGTAAGGTTCAAAAGAGCGTGGTCAAATTGGAAAACCGACTCGATGTggttaacaaaaaatgtagCGATGTTCTCACTGAGAATAGCAAAATGCGGGATGCCATTAATCATATGCTTCAAGATCG CGCCAACTTTAATGATATGTGGCAGTCAATGGTTACCCAATTCAATGACGGGAAAAAGCTTATAATGGATTTGATTGATCAATCAACACTGGCGTTTGATCAACGTCAGGAGCTGTGTACAAAACTCTCAGTACTGAAGGATCGAAATGAGAATGATAAGGTTATGCATATACAGGAAATGCGAGAAATGCAGCGTCGATTGGAGCACGATGCGAAGTTGCAAAAGTTCTTTGATATTAAGGGACAAAAGCGAATGAATCCTGAGTTGGAACAACGTGAGCTAGACAAGAAACAGAATCAAAAGGAAAACTATGAGCGACAGATCTTTGAATATAAGGAGATTATCGAAAGgataaaacaattatatggCGAGGATGACACTGAACGATTGGTGGCACAGTTCAAGCGCCAAGAAGACGAAAACTTTGCACTTTTTAACTATGTAAACGAGCTAAGTCACGAGGTTGAGGTACTTAATGATACAACACAGGAATTAACTGATGAAATTG AGCGTCAAAAATCGGAGCAAACAGAAAAGGAACTCAAACTTAAAACAGAAGCTTTGgattatttaaatgatgagAAGGCGCGCATTGAACAACTGGCCAAGGAGACCAGCGAGAAGAAAAAGAATCTCAGCAATCGATTACAGCAGCTACTCAAGGGAATTGAAGACATATTCAA ATTATTGGCCTGTGATGATGCACCAATACTGAATGTCCTCAGCTCCAAGACCTTCCTGACTGTGCACAATGTGAAGTTATTCATTGGAGTCATTGAACGTCGCGTGAATCTAATAATTAGCACGATTAACATTGAGGACAACTCCAACAGGATATTGGCCAGAAAAGATCGTGTTCCCAAATTTAATATACGCGAGTcagctaaaataaaacattaa
- the LOC117788330 gene encoding uncharacterized protein LOC117788330 isoform X1, with protein MMSSTARNNCINVDETVAAAAGGAATTTTVATTAAAMPEFVQLNETRRYIYRVIAAIHDESFNKLMNGLLRQFECAIREEFENAQNSPLLCRKLARNIIALTDQIYTVQQRHSSNVDNSVVYRQRICFIVAIYIACELCAAQDRVENHRCILERISSTLGLYVEDADVGCGAHKEYTLLTLVAIPKVFGQANIISVLYSRLFPQWSMPSSFFTQIELPDKIYIEYIIIFYCWQRLERDEATRQRIIEFAAKFMRPSSTLPFNSVYINHLPDYGASRTATRCILEHLNVQQACTGLRAASRIDNRSQAQSNDLIFDSDEEKEAAESGLVLASTMAAAAITLPITPLPPPAPDPPDFLKVLCENAILLEPVRRVTALYRGIDSTREVVDICESDDDEEMFSLHFSVPANVDGNASSSNEASATVEDDYVPITRIFPSNLRTYQRATSSATNVAAPATNSTETYTMPRIVNSYSCRRDSLHLVSTTQTPPHLVDQCVQTADQKEDQHQQQHQRLSFDDDAISTCRFYSDDLNMKATDLISAGSSSNRDKTIKSIGNNHHCQQPSSRNSNSSEASMIKKQVTFSAEHLSASRSAQLRKSHRSIKPSIKPYRDLYNTTPIPLTPTSSMDHVETLKWLGRKEHLQAGQRMFSKLEDKKYCDKRTTQSLSSGGCRKRLAPTKRPCITPTTQLTPTTSNASSGTPTPQPRSLQSRAQQRSLPTPPASTHSSSGTILHGKPVCSLDIDINRLQAESSSYKFNRRKFTDTSKEHVRFCNKILELQRIKMKEKRKTQPKPSHRNVEIQNRQKIKRLITLNAKLRQHIDKLESDMTIITNYAMEEQTKAAILPKFDPVVRLKRIHVKELIIPHRYVDENTVEQPSLSQPAKGFWKGGRRRKGHRWTRLKKSCKRKLEAAAAPFSDNLADLSQPEPEQSISSSDTLKVEPSASATTASVPPASPAITSASASGSENALTTDHSQAADTAQSSVSTTSSVLAYVPAAFFSDPSQTEQDNGIAAYVTLSVNGECCVEQDAVVKQITQLPTSSPETEQSSAMVAHEIELATSNVPVYLLNGESRDVTTPVPVALANEEFAPEP; from the exons ATGATGAGCAGCACAGCACGAAATAACTGCATAAATGTTGATGAaactgtcgctgccgctgccggcggcgcagcgacaacaacaacagtggcgACGACGGCGGCAGCGATGCCGGAATTTGTGCAACTAAATGAGACGCGTCGTTATATTTATAGAGTGATTGCCGCCATTCACGACGAGAGCTTCAACAAGCTTATGAATGGTCTGCTCAGACAATTCGAGTG TGCCATACGCGAGGAATTCGAGAACGCACAAAACTCTCCGCTCTTGTGCCGCAAATTGGCGCGGAATATTATCGCCCTGACGGATCAGATTTACACTGTGCAACAACGCCACAGCAGCAACGTGGACAACTCGGTGGTTTATCGTCAGCGCATTTGCTTCATTGTTGCCATTTATATTGCCTGTGAACTGTGTGCCGCTCAAGATCGGGTCGAAAATCATCGGTGTATCCTGGAGCGCATTAGCAGCACACTCGGCTTGTATGTGGAGGATGCGGATGTTGGATGCGGTGCACACAAGGAATACACACTGCTGACGCTAGTCGCAATACCCAAGGTCTTTGGCCAGGCAAACATTATCTCAGTATTGTACAG CCGCCTCTTTCCACAATGGTCCATGCCGTCGAGTTTCTTTACTCAGATCGAGCTGCCCGATAAAATATACATCGAATatattatcatattttattgctGGCAACGCCTGGAACGCGATGAGGCAACAAGACAGCGGATTATTGAATTTGCAGCGAAATTTATGCGACCGTCATCCACACTTCCTTTCAACTCTGTCTACATTAATCATCTGCCCGACTATGGTGCATCCAGAACGGCCACACGTTGCATTCTGGAGCATCTGAATGTGCAACAGGCTTGCACAGGATTACGTGCGGCAAGCAGGATTGACAATCGATCACAGGCGCAGTCAAATGATTTG ATATTCGACTCTGACGAGGAGAAAGAAGCTGCGGAATCAGGTTTGGTATTGGCCAGCACAATGGCTGCTGCAGCGATAACATTGCCGATAACACCGCTGCCGCCACCAGCTCCGGATCCGCCCGACTTTTTGAAAGTGCTGTGCGAGAATGCAATTCTCTTGGAGCCTGTAAGGCGCGTGACGGCCTTGTACCGTGGCATTGATAGCACGCGCGAAGTCGTTGATATCTGTGAGTCGGACGATGACGAGGAAATGTTCTCGCTCCATTTTAGTGTGCCCGCCAATGTCGACGGCAATGCCTCGAGCTCTAACGAAGCCTCGGCGACTGTTGAAGATGATTATGTGCCCATAACCCGTATCTTTCCTAGCAACTTACGGACGTATCAACGTGCCACAAGCAGCGCAACCAACGTAGCTGCCCCGGCCACCAACAGCACAGAGACCTACACGATGCCTCGTATAGTCAACAGCTACAGCTGTCGTCGTGACAGTCTGCATCTTGTGTCCACAACACAGACGCCACCGCACCTTGTCGATCAATGTGTTCAAACGGCAGATCAGAAGGAggatcaacatcaacaacaacatcaacgttTGAGCTTTGACGACGATGCCATATCCACCTGCAGGTTCTACTCTGATGACCTCAACATGAAAGCCACCGATCTGATCTCAGCGGGCTCAAGCAGCAATAGAGACAAGACGATCAAGTCAATTGGAAACAATCACCACTGCCAGCAGCCATCTAGTCGtaatagcaacagcagcgaggCGTCGATGATTAAGAAGCAGGTCACCTTCAGTGCAGAGCATTTGAGTGCCTCGAGAAGTGCCCAGTTGAGAAAATCCCACAGATCTATTAAGCCATCAATAAAACCTTACAGAGATTTGTATAATACAACGCCTATACCGCTGACACCAACCTCATCGATGGATCACGTTGAAACTCTTAAGTGGTTGGGACGTAAAG aacATTTACAAGCGGGACAGCGTATGTTTAGCAAACTGGAAGACAAGAAGTACTGTGATAAAAGGACTACCCAATCGTTGTCGTCGGGCGGTTGTCGCAAGCGACTGGCTCCAACTAAAAGACCTTGTATCACACCGACAACACAGCTTACGCCCACGACAAGTAATGCTTCAAGTGGCACACCAACCCCACAACCAAGAAGTCTTCAGTCGCGTGCTCAACAACGTTCACTGCCCACACCTCCTGCATCAACTCACAGTTCGAGTGGTACAATACTTCATGGAAAACCTGTCTGCAGCCTGGATATTGATATTAATCGATTGCAAGCTGAATCAAGCAGCTATAAATTTAATCGTCGCAAGTTTACTGATACTTCCAAGGAGCACGTTCGTTTCTGTAATAAAATCCTTGAGCTGCAACGcattaaaatgaaagaaaagagaaagacaCAGCCAAAGCCAAGTCATAGAAATGTTGAGATTCAAAATCGACAAAAGATCAAGAGATTAATCACATTAAATGCAAAGCTACGACAACACATTGATAAGCTAGAGAGCGACATGACAATCATTACAAATTATGCTATGGAGGAACAGACAAAGGCGGCGATCTTACCAAAATTTGATCCGGTTGTGAGACTGAAACGTATTCACGTTAAAGAACTGATAATACCGCACAGATATGTTGACGAGAACACTGTG GAACAGCCAAGCTTGAGTCAACCAGCGAAAGGTTTTTGGAAAGGGGGGCGGCGTCGGAAGGGTCATCGATGGACACGATTAAAAAAATCGTGTAAGAGGAAGttggaagcagcagcagctccctTTTCTGACAATCTCGCCGATCTTAGCCAACCTGAACCAGAACAATCTATTTCCTCCTCTGATACGTTGAAAGTAGAACCGTCCgcatcagcaacaactgctTCTGTACCTCCTGCTAGTCCTGCCATaacttctgcttctgcttcaggatctgaaaatgctttaactACTGACCACTCTCAAGCAGCTGATACTGCCCAGTCTTCAGTGTCAACTACATCGTCTGTTCTTGCCTATGTTCCTGCTGCTTTTTTTTCGGATCCTAGTCAAACCGAACAAGATAATGGTATTGCTGCTTATGTGACGCTTTCCGTCAATGGTGAATGCTGCGTTGAGCAAGATGCGGTTGTTAAGCAAATAACTCAATTGCCGACGTCCAGTCCAGAGACCGAGCAAAGCAGTGCCATGGTTGCACATGAGATTGAACTGGCCACCAGTAATGTTCCTGTATATTTGCTCAATGGCGAAAGTCGTGATGTGACGACGCCCGTACCAGTAGCTTTGGCTAACGAAGAATTTGCTCCCGAACCGTAA
- the LOC117788330 gene encoding uncharacterized protein LOC117788330 isoform X2, producing MMSSTARNNCINVDETVAAAAGGAATTTTVATTAAAMPEFVQLNETRRYIYRVIAAIHDESFNKLMNGLLRQFECAIREEFENAQNSPLLCRKLARNIIALTDQIYTVQQRHSSNVDNSVVYRQRICFIVAIYIACELCAAQDRVENHRCILERISSTLGLYVEDADVGCGAHKEYTLLTLVAIPKVFGQANIISVLYSRLFPQWSMPSSFFTQIELPDKIYIEYIIIFYCWQRLERDEATRQRIIEFAAKFMRPSSTLPFNSVYINHLPDYGASRTATRCILEHLNVQQACTGLRAASRIDNRSQAQSNDLIFDSDEEKEAAESGLVLASTMAAAAITLPITPLPPPAPDPPDFLKVLCENAILLEPVRRVTALYRGIDSTREVVDICESDDDEEMFSLHFSVPANVDGNASSSNEASATVEDDYVPITRIFPSNLRTYQRATSSATNVAAPATNSTETYTMPRIVNSYSCRRDSLHLVSTTQTPPHLVDQCVQTADQKEDQHQQQHQRLSFDDDAISTCRFYSDDLNMKATDLISAGSSSNRDKTIKSIGNNHHCQQPSSRNSNSSEASMIKKQVTFSAEHLSASRSAQLRKSHRSIKPSIKPYRDLYNTTPIPLTPTSSMDHVETLKWLGRKEHLQAGQRMFSKLEDKKYCDKRTTQSLSSGGCRKRLAPTKRPCITPTTQLTPTTSNASSGTPTPQPRSLQSRAQQRSLPTPPASTHSSSGTILHGKPVCSLDIDINRLQAESSSYKFNRRKFTDTSKEHVRFCNKILELQRIKMKEKRKTQPKPSHRNVEIQNRQKIKRLITLNAKLRQHIDKLESDMTIITNYAMEEQTKAAILPKFDPVVRLKRIHVKELIIPHRYVDENTVNETTHLYS from the exons ATGATGAGCAGCACAGCACGAAATAACTGCATAAATGTTGATGAaactgtcgctgccgctgccggcggcgcagcgacaacaacaacagtggcgACGACGGCGGCAGCGATGCCGGAATTTGTGCAACTAAATGAGACGCGTCGTTATATTTATAGAGTGATTGCCGCCATTCACGACGAGAGCTTCAACAAGCTTATGAATGGTCTGCTCAGACAATTCGAGTG TGCCATACGCGAGGAATTCGAGAACGCACAAAACTCTCCGCTCTTGTGCCGCAAATTGGCGCGGAATATTATCGCCCTGACGGATCAGATTTACACTGTGCAACAACGCCACAGCAGCAACGTGGACAACTCGGTGGTTTATCGTCAGCGCATTTGCTTCATTGTTGCCATTTATATTGCCTGTGAACTGTGTGCCGCTCAAGATCGGGTCGAAAATCATCGGTGTATCCTGGAGCGCATTAGCAGCACACTCGGCTTGTATGTGGAGGATGCGGATGTTGGATGCGGTGCACACAAGGAATACACACTGCTGACGCTAGTCGCAATACCCAAGGTCTTTGGCCAGGCAAACATTATCTCAGTATTGTACAG CCGCCTCTTTCCACAATGGTCCATGCCGTCGAGTTTCTTTACTCAGATCGAGCTGCCCGATAAAATATACATCGAATatattatcatattttattgctGGCAACGCCTGGAACGCGATGAGGCAACAAGACAGCGGATTATTGAATTTGCAGCGAAATTTATGCGACCGTCATCCACACTTCCTTTCAACTCTGTCTACATTAATCATCTGCCCGACTATGGTGCATCCAGAACGGCCACACGTTGCATTCTGGAGCATCTGAATGTGCAACAGGCTTGCACAGGATTACGTGCGGCAAGCAGGATTGACAATCGATCACAGGCGCAGTCAAATGATTTG ATATTCGACTCTGACGAGGAGAAAGAAGCTGCGGAATCAGGTTTGGTATTGGCCAGCACAATGGCTGCTGCAGCGATAACATTGCCGATAACACCGCTGCCGCCACCAGCTCCGGATCCGCCCGACTTTTTGAAAGTGCTGTGCGAGAATGCAATTCTCTTGGAGCCTGTAAGGCGCGTGACGGCCTTGTACCGTGGCATTGATAGCACGCGCGAAGTCGTTGATATCTGTGAGTCGGACGATGACGAGGAAATGTTCTCGCTCCATTTTAGTGTGCCCGCCAATGTCGACGGCAATGCCTCGAGCTCTAACGAAGCCTCGGCGACTGTTGAAGATGATTATGTGCCCATAACCCGTATCTTTCCTAGCAACTTACGGACGTATCAACGTGCCACAAGCAGCGCAACCAACGTAGCTGCCCCGGCCACCAACAGCACAGAGACCTACACGATGCCTCGTATAGTCAACAGCTACAGCTGTCGTCGTGACAGTCTGCATCTTGTGTCCACAACACAGACGCCACCGCACCTTGTCGATCAATGTGTTCAAACGGCAGATCAGAAGGAggatcaacatcaacaacaacatcaacgttTGAGCTTTGACGACGATGCCATATCCACCTGCAGGTTCTACTCTGATGACCTCAACATGAAAGCCACCGATCTGATCTCAGCGGGCTCAAGCAGCAATAGAGACAAGACGATCAAGTCAATTGGAAACAATCACCACTGCCAGCAGCCATCTAGTCGtaatagcaacagcagcgaggCGTCGATGATTAAGAAGCAGGTCACCTTCAGTGCAGAGCATTTGAGTGCCTCGAGAAGTGCCCAGTTGAGAAAATCCCACAGATCTATTAAGCCATCAATAAAACCTTACAGAGATTTGTATAATACAACGCCTATACCGCTGACACCAACCTCATCGATGGATCACGTTGAAACTCTTAAGTGGTTGGGACGTAAAG aacATTTACAAGCGGGACAGCGTATGTTTAGCAAACTGGAAGACAAGAAGTACTGTGATAAAAGGACTACCCAATCGTTGTCGTCGGGCGGTTGTCGCAAGCGACTGGCTCCAACTAAAAGACCTTGTATCACACCGACAACACAGCTTACGCCCACGACAAGTAATGCTTCAAGTGGCACACCAACCCCACAACCAAGAAGTCTTCAGTCGCGTGCTCAACAACGTTCACTGCCCACACCTCCTGCATCAACTCACAGTTCGAGTGGTACAATACTTCATGGAAAACCTGTCTGCAGCCTGGATATTGATATTAATCGATTGCAAGCTGAATCAAGCAGCTATAAATTTAATCGTCGCAAGTTTACTGATACTTCCAAGGAGCACGTTCGTTTCTGTAATAAAATCCTTGAGCTGCAACGcattaaaatgaaagaaaagagaaagacaCAGCCAAAGCCAAGTCATAGAAATGTTGAGATTCAAAATCGACAAAAGATCAAGAGATTAATCACATTAAATGCAAAGCTACGACAACACATTGATAAGCTAGAGAGCGACATGACAATCATTACAAATTATGCTATGGAGGAACAGACAAAGGCGGCGATCTTACCAAAATTTGATCCGGTTGTGAGACTGAAACGTATTCACGTTAAAGAACTGATAATACCGCACAGATATGTTGACGAGAACACTGTG AACGAAACAACACATCTCTATTCATGA
- the LOC117786400 gene encoding protein disulfide-isomerase, whose product MKFLICALLAAASYVAASEIKLEEGVIVATVDNFKQVIADNEFVLVEFYAPWCGHCKALAPEYAKAAQQLAEKESPIKLAKVDATVEGELAEQYQVRGYPTLKFFRSGSPVEYNGGRQAADIISWVTKKTGPPAKDLTSVDEAEQFLKDNEIAIIGFFKDVESEEAKIFTKAANALDSFVFGVSSNADVIAKYEAKDNGVVLFKPFDEKKSVFDGELNEENLKKFAQVQSLPLIVDFNHESAAKIFGGSIKSHLLFFVSKEAGHIEAHVDPLKEIAKKYREEILFVTISSDEEDHTRIFEFFGMNKEEVPTIRLIKLEEDMAKYKPESSDLSAETIEAFLKKFLDGKLKQHLLSQELPEDWDKQPVKVLVSSNFEDVALDKSKSVLVEFYAPWCGHCKQLAPIYDQLAEKYKDNADIVIAKMDSTANELENIKISSFPTIKYFRKEDNKVIDYNLDRTLDDFVKFLDANGEVADAEPAEEAEEEEAAPKKDEL is encoded by the exons ATGAAATTCCTAATCTGTGCACTGCTCGCCGCGGCGTCCTACGTGGCGGCTTCTGAAATTAAACTGGAGGAGGGTGTCATTGTAGCGACCGTGGACAACTTCAAACAAGTGATTGCCGATAATGAATTTGTGCTCGTCGAATTCT ATGCACCCTGGTGTGGACATTGCAAGGCTCTGGCTCCCGAGTATGCCAAGGCTGCCCAGCAACTGGCCGAGAAGGAATCTCCCATTAAGCTTGCCAAGGTAGATGCCACCGTTGAGGGTGAACTGGCCGAACAGTACCAGGTCCGTGGCTATCCTACGCTCAAGTTCTTCCGCAGCGGATCGCCTGTCGAGTACAATGGTGGACGTCAGGCCGCCGATATTATTTCGTGGGTGACCAAGAAGACTGGTCCACCGGCCAAGGACTTGACCAGCGTGGATGAGGCCGAGCAGTTCCTGAAGGATAATGAGATCGCGATCATTGGTTTCTTCAAGGATGTGGAATCCGAGGAGGCTAAGATCTTCACCAAGGCAGCCAACGCTTTGGACTCCTTTGTCTTTGGTGTTAGCAGCAACGCTGATGTTATTGCCAAATACGAAGCCAAGGACAATGGCGTCGTTCTCTTCAAGCCCTTCGATGAGAAGAAATCCGTGTTTGATGGCGAGCTGAACGAGGAGAATCTCAAGAAATTCGCCCAGGTTCAGTCTCTGCCTCTGATTGTTGACTTCAACCATGAGTCGGCTGCCAAGATCTTCGGTGGTTCCATCAAGTCTCATCTGCTGTTCTTCGTGTCCAAGGAGGCTGGCCACATTGAGGCCCATGTTGATCCATTGAAGGAGATCGCCAAGAAGTACCGTGAAGAGATTCTGTTCGTGACCATCTCATCCGATGAGGAAGATCACACTCGCATCTTTGAATTCTTCGGCATGAACAAGGAGGAGGTTCCCACCATTCGTCTGATCAAGTTGGAGGAGGATATGGCCAAGTACAAGCCCGAGTCTAGCGATCTGTCTGCCGAGACCATTGAAGCTTTCCTCAAGAAGTTCCTCGATGGCAAACTGAAGCAGCATCTGTTGTCCCAGGAATTGCCCGAGGATTGGGATAAGCAGCCCGTCAAGGTGCTCGTCTCCAGCAATTTCGAGGATGTTGCCTTGGACAAGAGCAAGTCTGTTCTGGTTGAGTTCTATGCCCCATGGTGCGGTCACTGCAAGCAGCTGGCACCCATCTACGATCAGCTGGCCGAGAAGTACAAGGATAATGCCGACATTGTGATTGCCAAGATGGACTCCACTGCCAACGAGCTGGAGAACATCAAGATCTCATCCTTCCCCACCATCAAATACTTCCGCAAGGAGGACAACAAGGTCATCGACTACAATCTGGACAGGACTTTGGACGATTTCGTCAAGTTCCTCGATGCCAACGGTGAGGTTGCCGATGCCGAGCCCGCTGAGGAGGCCGAAGAGGAGGAGGCGGCGCCCAAGAAGGACGAGTTGTAA